In a genomic window of Erigeron canadensis isolate Cc75 chromosome 5, C_canadensis_v1, whole genome shotgun sequence:
- the LOC122599489 gene encoding ribosomal RNA small subunit methyltransferase E isoform X2 has translation MTELFNGKGGLVEGCIERIDRAGADVVALENPKLVPTTSTQWHVFAAFGTLKGGRSDWLVEKCTELGASSVTPLLTERSPSISENRVDRLQRVILAAAKQCQRLHELTLNPPLKVGGLLPIVSQSKLSFIAAAEATPVLNALPLSEKQSVGSLIIGPEGDFTETEVKSMLEAGATSVGLGPHRLRVETATVALLATAMLWSDSWKLTDP, from the exons AGCTCTTTAATGGAAAAGGAGGTCTTGTTGAAGGTTGCATAGAACGGATTGACCGAGCTGGAGCAGATGTAGTTGCACTTGAGAATCCAAAATTAGTACCCACGACTTCGACCCAATGGCATGTGTTTGCTGCTTTTG GTACTTTGAAGGGTGGTCGATCTGATTGGCTTGTTGAGAAATGCACA GAGCTTGGAGCAAGCAGTGTAACGCCGCTGTTGACTGAGCGCTCTCCTTCAATTTCTGAGAACAGAGTGGATAGATTGCAACGAGTCATATTGGCTGCAGCTAAACAAT GTCAAAGGCTGCATGAATTAACTTTGAACCCTCCTTTAAAAGTTGGTGGCCTCTTACCCATC GTTTCACAGTCAAAACTATCCTTTATAGCTGCAGCAGAGGCTACACCAGTTTTGAATGCGTTGCCCCTGTCTGAAAAACAGTCTGTTGGCTCACTTATTATTGGACCGGAAGGCG ACTTCACAGAAACGGAGGTAAAGTCGATGCTAGAAGCAGGAGCGACATCAGTTGGTCTCGGACCACATCGTCTTCGAGTTGAAACTGCAACAGTTGCTCTTCTGGCGACAGCAATGTTATGGTCCGACTCTTGGAAACTAACTGATCCTTGA
- the LOC122602240 gene encoding uncharacterized protein LOC122602240, with product MTNQLENLIESIKSKVKALKRKKTNKKKPVYMKMDKTNSVRVQIRSNNARKLIDKTLQAADHPGKRSIP from the coding sequence atgacGAACCAGTTGGAGAATTTAATCGAATCGATAAAATCGAAAGTCAAGGCAttgaaaaggaagaaaacaaataagAAGAAGCCGGTGTATATGAAGATGGACAAAACAAACAGTGTGAGAGTTCAGATACGTAGTAATAATGCACGTAAACTTATTGATAAAACTCTTCAAGCGGCTGATCATCCTGGCAAGCGTTCCATtccttga